A stretch of DNA from Bacillota bacterium:
AGACGTGATCACCGTGATCGAGTACCTGGCCGAGACGGCGCCGTGGGTGCTGCTGCAGCTCCAGGAGCAGGGCCTGCTCGTGATCGAGGACCACCTGCCGGCGGGTACGGCCCGGCTCATGGATCATTCCGCGTGGAATAGGGTCCGCGGGCGGGTCAGGCAGGTGAGGCACCGGTGACCCTGGCCGAGGCCAAGGGGCTGCTGCGCAGGTGGTTCCGCGCGCTGGAGGCCGCGGCTGCAGGGTTGCCCCAGCGGTCGGCCGATGTCATCCTGCCCGGCCCGGGCAGGGAGTCGCACCGGCCCGGGTCGCCCACCGAGCTGCTGGCCATAGCCCGGGTGGCGGCCCTTGAGCCGTGGCAGCAAGTGGCGCAGGCGTACGCTCGCCTGTCACCGGTGCACCAGGAGGTGCTCTGGCTGCTCTACGGCCTCGGCGTCGGGCTCCGGGATGTGGCATATCGCCTGCGCATCAAGTACAACCGGGCAGTGGGCCTCAAGGATCGGGCTCTGGCTGCGTTCATCACATCCCTCGGCGAGCGGATCGACGAGGACATCGAGGTGGGTGCTTGACTGATCGATCAGAATCCGCTATGTTGTGATACGATGGCGAACTGCGCCCCGAAGGGCGCGGTTTCTGTTTTGGTGAGGGTCTGGCATGCCCAGCAAGTGGTCCGAGGACCAGATAACCGAGGCCCTGGCGATCGCGGCCGCCGTCGGGATCCGCGAGGCGTCCCGGCGTACGGGGGTGCCGCTTGCAACCCTACACCGGCACATGCAGAGGGCCGGCATTGCGAGCGGCAACGGAAACGGCAAGAGCGCCCCGCGGCGACCGCCCGTGCAGGTCATGGCCGAGGTTATCCAGGCGCGGGTGGCGGAACAGGTGGCCCGGCGGGTCGCTGAAAGGCTGGCCGAGCGCCTGGAGAAGCTGGCGGACCGGCTCTACAGGCTGGCCGAGGAGGCAGTGGCCAAGGTCGAGGTTGCGATCTCGGACCGCGGTGAGCCACACGACCGCGACGGCGCGGCGTGGGTCCGGGCACTGGTGGGGGTGATGGCCCAGGCGCTGGACAAGGCGCAACTGCTGAGCGGCAAGCCCACGGCGCGGCCGGAGGTGATGCAGAGGCATGAGTATGACATCACCCAGCGCATCATTGCCGACCCGGACGCGGTTGCGCTTGCCGAGCAGCTTCTGCAGCGCGCTGCGGGCCTTGACCCCGGCCCACTTCGCCTGGACGGCGAGCGGGGGCCGGTGGATCCCGTATAAGCACCTGCTCCTTCTCAACCGCAAGCTCGTGGACGTGGCCGCCGGCAGGATCCGGCGGCTCATGATTTTCCTGCCGCCCCGGCACGGCAAGTCGGAACTGGTGAGCCGCTACTTCCCAGCGTGGTTTCTCGGATGGTGGCCGGACGAATCGGTGATCCTGACGAGTTACGAGGCGGATTTCGCCGCGAGCTGGGGCCGGAAGGCGCGGAACCTGCTCGAGGAGTGGGGGCCAGTTCTGTTTGGCGTTCGGGTCTCGGACGAATCCGCAGCAGCCTCGCGGTGGAACATCGCCGAGCACGAGGGCGGCATGTACACCGCCGGCGTCCGCGGGCCCATCACGGGCAAGGGCGCCAGGGTGCTGATCATAGACGACCCGGTCAAGAACGAGCAGGAGGCGATGAGCAAGGCCTACCGCGACGCTAACTGGGACTGGTACCTGGCCACGGCCTCGACCCGGATCCAAGAGAACGGCAGCATCGTGCTGGTGATGACCCGCTGGCACGAGGACGACCTGGCCGGCCGGCTGCTGAAGGCGCAGGAAGAGGGCAGCGACCGGTGGGAGGTCCTCAGGCTGCCGGCGCTGGCCGAGGAGGATGACCCTCTCGGCAGGGCTCCTGGCGAGCCGCTGTGCCCGCAGCTCTTCAGCAAGGAGACGCTGGAAGGCATCCGGAGGCGCTCGGGGAGTTACTGGTGGTCGGCGCTGTACCAGCAAAGGCCGCAGCCCCCGGGCGGCAGGATCTTCAAGCGGGAGCACTTCCGGTACTTCCGCGAGAGCGGCGACATGTACGTCCTGCTCAGGCCCGATGGCGAGCACCGGGTGCCGAAGGCCGAGTGCTGGTCCTTCGCGACCGTGGATCTCGCGGTGAGCACGAAGCAGACGGCAGACTACTTCGCAGTCGGCGTCTGGACGGTCACTCCGGCCCGGGATCTCCTGCTGCAGGAGATCGTGCGGACCCGGCTGGAGGGGCCGGATCAACTCCCGCTTCTCCGCCAGGTCGCCACGAAGTGGCGGCCGGCGTTCATCGGCATAGAGAGCCAGCAGTACCAGCTCGCGCTGGTGCAGAGCGCGGTGCGGGACGGGCTTCCGGCTAGGGCGCTGCATGCGGACCGGGACAAGGTTGCCCGGGCCCTGGTCGCGGCGGCCAGGTACGAGGCCGGCGTGGTTTACCACCGGGCGGGGGCGGACTGGCTCGGCGAGTACGAGGACGAGCTCTGCGCGTTCCCGACCGGCGAGCACGACGACCAGGTGGACGTGGCCGGCTACGCAGCCCTGTGCCTGGTGGACGCGGCGGTGCCCGTCGTCGCGCCGGGTGGGGTAACTCGGACAAGCGTCTGGAGGCGGTAAGGTGGCGGACCGCAAGGAGATGTTCGCGGAACTGGGCGTCACGGGGCTCAAGCGCTGGGGAGGCACGGTGGCCGAGGAGTGGCTGCCGGACCTCAGCGGCGCCAGGGCCGCCCGGGTCTACCGCGAGATGTCGGACAACGATGCGGTTATCGGCGCGATCCTGTTCGCGCTCGAGATGCTCATGCGGTCCGTTTCCTGGCGCGTCGAGCCCGCCTCCAATGACCGGCGGGACCGCGAGGCGGCCGAGTTCGTGGAGCAGTGCCTGCACGACATGTCGTACTCGTGGGAGGACACGCTCTCGGACATCCTCACCATGCTCACGTACGGCTGGAGCTTGCTGGAGATCGTGTACAAGCGCCGCCTGGGACCCGACAAGGACCCGCCGAGCCGGTACGATGACGGCCGCATAGGGTGGCGCAAGTGGGCCATCCGGGCCCAGGACACGCTCTTCCGGTGGGAGTTCGACGAGCAGGGCGGCATCCAGGGCATGTGGCAGCTGGCACCGCCCGATTATCGCCTGGTGTTCATCCCCATCGAGAAGGCCCTGCTTTTCCGCACCTGGACGCGGCGCGGCAATCCGGAAGGGCGCTCGATCCTGCGCAACTGCTGGCGCAGCTGGTACTTCAAGCGCCGCATCGAGGAGATCGAGGGCATCGGCGTGGAGCGCGACCTGGCCGGGCTGCCGGTCGTGTGGGTGCCGCCGCAGGTGCTCCTGCGGGAGACGGATGCGGATAGGATGGCGTACGAGCAGTTCCGCAGGCTCGTCACGCAGATCCGGCGGGACGAGCAGGAAGGCGTGATCATGCCTCTCGCGTACGACGCGCACGGCAACAAGGTATACGACCTGACCCTCCTGTCGACCGGATCCCGCAGGCAGTTTGACACCTCGGCCATCATCACCCGGTATGAGCAGCGGATCGCCATGACCGTCATGGCCGACTTCCTGCTGCTCGGCCACGACAAGGTGGGCTCGTACGCGCTGCATGCGGACAAGTCGCACCTGTTCGCCCTGGCGGTGGAGGCCGTGCTGGACTCCATCGCCGCAGTCATCAACCAGCACGCCATCCCGCGTCTGCTCAGGCTCAACGCGTTCGACGGACTCAAGGGCACGCCGACGCTTGTCCACGATCCCGTCGAGCCGCCCGACCTCAAGGAGCTGTCCGAGTTCATCCGGAACCTGGCCGGCGCGGGCATGCCGCTGTGGCCCGACGAGGAGCTCGAGCAGCACCTGCGCAGGTTGGCCGGGCTGCCCGGGGAGGGGCCGAAGCTGTGAGTGCCGTCCTGAAGGCCCTGCCCCTCCCGCGGGACGAATTCGCCCGGGTGATCGACGAGCTGATTGAGAGGCGCGCGCGCCGGGTGACCACCGTGGTCTTGTCGGCCATCGACTGGCTCCGCGAGGAGGTCGGCGGCCGCCTGCAGGACGTAGAGGCCGTGGCTGACTGGGAAGAGTTTGCGAGGCGGTTGCGCGAGATGGAGCGCGAGCTGGCCGCCACGGCCGCGCAGGCCGCGGAACAGGCCTCCAGGCAGGCCGGCAGGCCGCTGGCGTTCGACCCGGCCACGATCCGGGCTGCCGAGTGGATCGCCGAGCGCGGTGCGCAAATGGTCAGGGAAATCGCCGATGAGACCAGGCAGGCGATACGCGATGCCGTTGCCCGGGCCTGGAACCGCGGCCTGGGCGTGGACCAGCTGGCGCGCGAGGTCAGGCCGCTGATAGGGCTTACCCGGCGCATGGCCCTGGCGGTGGACAACTACCGGGCCAGGCTCATCGAGGACGGCGTGCCGCCTGGACGGGCTGCCGACATGGCCGGTAAGTACGCCAACAAGCTGCTGCGGTACAGGGCCTACAACATCGCCCGGACCGAGATGCAGTACGCGGCGAACATGGGCGCGCAGCGGGCGTGGGAGTACATGCAGGCCGAGGGATTGGTCGCCCCTGATGCACAGAAGGAGTGGCTGACCGCGGCGGACGAGCTGGTGTGCCCGATCTGCGCCCCGATGGACGGCGTCAGGGTGCCGCTGAACCAGCCGTATCAAACGGCCGTCGGGCCGCTGATGGCACCTCCCGCGCACCCGCAATGCCGGTGCACCCACGCGGTGGTGGTACGCTGATGGCCACGCGAGAGTACCTGGCAAGCATCCTCGACAAGGCGAAGCAGTACCTGCCGGCATGGCTGTGGCAGCAGATCCACCAAGCCGCCGTGCCGTCCGCCGGCGGCAAGGCCCGCTGGCGCGAGCCGGAGGAGCCCGGCCCCCTGGAAAAGTTGGCCCTGGCCGAAATGCGGCCCGAGAAGCTGCGGAAGGTGGGCGACGACGAGCTCCGCCTGGCCTGGCTCCGGTTGCACCAGTGGTACGGGGCGGCCAAAAAGCGCGGCGAGGCCGTGGAGCCGATCGTGAACGCCGCTGTGTGGGTCATGGAGGAGTTCGAACGGCGCGGATTCGAGTACGACCCCGACAGCGAGCTGGTCAAGGAGGCCAAAAAGCTCCAGGGCGTGCTCAAGGAAAAGTCCCTGGAGGCGCAGCTTGAAAAGCTACCCGAGGAGATCGTGGTCCTGCCCGAATTCGTGTGCGCTGTGGGTTCGGCCGTCACTCGCCGCAAGGAGGCCGAGGACCTGGACATCACGGTGCGGGCCAAGCGGCTCGAGCGGGACGATGGTGAGTACTGGCTGGTGGAGACCAAGCATGTGTGGCTGCCGATCCGCAACGCGCTGGATCCGCAGAAGCAGGGACGGATTAGCTGGGACGAAAGCTGGCAGGGGCCGCACGACGACTACATCCCGCTCTACGACCTCGTGCTCCGGCGCAAGCAGCGCATGGAGCGCAAGGTTGTCAAGGACGCGGCCCAGAAAGCCATCCGGCCCGGGCAACGCTTCGCTCCTGAAAAGCCCGAGATGGCCGGTGTTACCGAATACTTCTCCACCGACGAACTCTGGCCGTGGGTCAAGAAGAAGCTGGACGCCGGAGCGAAGCTGGTCGGCGAGGTCAAGTTCGACGGCTTCCGGGCGATCCTCAGCCGCAACGGCGACAAGGTTTCGGTCTGGTTCGAGGACGCGCGGGAGGACCGTGCCGGAGCGCTGCCGGCCCTGGTGGAGGCGGCCAAGCGCTCACCGCACAGTTCGTTCGTGCTGGACGGCGAGATGCTGGGTACACACCGCGGCAGGATCGTTCCCCGCACGCAGCTGATGGGGCTGCTGTCGGGGGAAATCGATTTCGAGCCCCTGTACTGCGTGTTCGACTGCCTGTACTTGGACGGCGAGGACCTCAGCGAGCGGCCCCTGTTCGAGCGCAGGAAGGCGGCCGAGAAGGTCGTTGAAAGCCTCAAGACGGATCTGGTCAGGATGTCCCGGGCGGTGCCGATCGAGGACCGCAAGGACCTGGAGCTGGTTGGCAAGTGGGCCGCCAGCCAGCCCGGCTCCGAGGGGCTGGTAGTCAAGGACGTGACGAAGCCCTACCGCTTCGGGGGATCGGACGACTGGGCCAAGTGGAAGACCGTCGTGGAGCTCAAGGTGACCGTGCTCGGGGTCGAACGCACCGAAAACGGCTGGACCTACCGGTGCGGCCTGCGCGAGCCCGGGGACTTCGAGAACGTCACCGAGTTCCGCGGCCAGCGCTACGTGGACCTTGGCAAGACGTTCGTGACGCCTGAGAAGGTCGCCTCCGAGGGCGATACCCTCAACGTGCGGGTGGAAGAGCTGATCATCCAGCGCGAGGACGGCGGCCTGAAGCTCGCCTGGGGCAAGCCCACGGTGGTCGGGCCCGACCGGTCCCGGCCGGCGTACACCGCCGCGCAGGCCGTGGACGTGGCCAGGCGCGGCCACGCCCTCAAGGAGGAGGTGGCCAAGGCGGACGTGCCCGGGCGCGGCCCGAAGGGCGCTCCGATCGCGTTCGTGGGCGCGTCGCCCGGGCCGGTGGAGGCGGCGCGGCGCGAGCCCTTCGTAGGGCCGTCCGGCGAGACGCTGCGCGCCCTGTACCTTGAGCCGCTGGGCTTGCGCCGCGACCAGGTGTACCTGACCAATGCGGTGCCGCTGTACCTCACTGACGACCAGGGCAGGGTCAGAGAGCCCACCGATGAGGAGATCGCCCGGTGGCGCCCCCGCCTCATGGAGGAACTCGACCGCGTGCAGCCGGCACTGGTGGTGGCGCTGGGCCAAAAGGCCAAACAGGCCCTGGGCGACCGGGCCGATTTCGTGCTGCCCCACCCGATGGCGGTCAGGCGCTTCGGCGACTCGGGCGAGGTGGCGCGCAAGATCCGGCAGATCAAGCAGGCTCTCGAGCGGGTCAGCAAGGGCGGCCTCGAGGAGGGTGACACCCGCGCGGAGGTCTCCGCGAAGTGGTGGGCGGAAAACTGGCATCGGATGTTCCCGCCCGATGGCAAGGGGCGGTTCGTGTACCACCACCACTGGCGCGGGTTGTCCGAGGATGAGGTCAAGCTCGGCGAGGACGAGCTGCTCCGCACGGACCACAGCCTGCACGGCGACCTGCGCCTGGAGGCCCCCGAGGAGCTCTGGGGCTTCACGGTCTTCTTGGGTACCGCTGAGGATAACCGGAAGGCCGGCGGCGACCGGTTGATCAACTTGCCCGAAGGAGACAACCTGCAGGGCGCGTTCAAACTCGCGCAGCCGAAGGCATGGCTGGACGTGGCCCGGGAGAAGCCCTACGTCTCCGAGCCGGGTGGTGTGGGCTCCACCTCGGAGAAGTACGCCAAGTTCTTCGAGGTGGACCGCGGCACTTACGAAGTTGGCGTCTGGCGCGAGCACATGATCGAGATCTTCCTGCACGGGCAAAAGCTCAAGGGCCGCTTCTTGATCCAGTACGCACCCGTGGCCGGCGGCCGCCGCGTGTGGATCGTCGACCGGCCCAAGGACCAGACGCCGTATGCCGAAAGCAGGAAGCTGGAAGACGTGCTCGAGGAGCTGCGGCAGAAAGACCAAAGGTGGCTGGTTTGGGCGAAGCCCGGTGAGAAGCCGAAGCTCATCGACGTGCGGACCGGCCGGGTCGAAAAATACGCTGACGTTCCGATCCTCAAGGTCGATCGGGTCAAACGGGTCGTGTACGGCGTGGTCCTGGACCCTTACTCCGTCGACAGCCAGGGCGACTGGGTGCCGCCGGCGGACGTCGAGGAGACGGCGCACGGCTGGATGGCCCGGTCGCGGGTCATCGGGCTGCAGCACGGCAAGAAGGCCAACGCGGTGCCGGTAGAGAGCTGGCTGGTGCCTTACCCGACGGAGGAGGACTACCGGAAGGCGATGGAGGGCAAGCCGCACCGGATCTACCGCATGAAGCTGGGATCCGACCGGGTGCACTCCGGGGCCTGGATCCTGGGCACAAAAATCCTGGATGACGGGCTCTGGAGAGACATCGAGGAGGGTCGGCTGCAGTCCTACAGCATCGGCGGCTTTGGCACCCGGGTGGCGGTGGGCAGGTCGGCCATGCCGGAGGTGCAGGTGATTGACATCGGAGTTGATGCGGCATGAACAAGCTCACGGGCCTAGATGTGGTCGAAGTCAGCCTTGTTACCAGGGGCGCGAACCGCAAGAAGTTCGCGCTCTTCAAGTCTGAGGAGGGAGAGGCCGTGAACACAGAAATCCTGAAGGCCGTACTCGAGACGCCGCTGGAGGACGAGCAGAAGGTCGACGAGGTCCTCAAGGCGGCCAAACTGTCGGAGAAGGCCCAGAACGCGGTCAAGGGCGCCCTGCGGCTGCTCAACGCGTACCGCGAGGAGCTGCCCAAGGATGTGCTCAAGACCCTTGCCGACCTGGCCGGGTACGAATATCCCGCTCCCAAGGAAGGCAAGGACAAGTACGCCTACCCAGCGCCAACGAAGAAGGCCGATGGTAGCTGGGACTTCTCGGGCATCCCCGAGGGAGTCAGGCCGATGGTGGAGGCGCTGTGGAAGGAAAACGAGGAGATCCGCAAGAAAGCCGAGGACACCGAAAAGCTCCTCAAGGCCGAGCGTGACGAGCGGCTGCGCAAGGAGTTCATCGCCAAGGCTGCGGGCTACAAGCACCTGGCGGTGCAGCCTGAGGAGTTCGGCCTCGTGCTGAAGGCCCTGGCCGAGAAGGCGCCTGAGGAACTGGCCAAGATCGAGGCCGTGCTCAAAGCTGCCGATGAAGCCATCGGGCAGGGCAAGCTGTTTGCCGAGGCCGGGCGCGGCGGCGAGGGCGCCGGTTCGACCTGGGCCAAGATCGAGAAGATGGCCTCCGAGATCGTCCAGAAGGACGGCAAGATGACCCGCGAGCAGGCCATCGCCAAGGTGCTCGAGGAGCACCCCGAGCTCTATGACGAGTACCTGCGCGAGCGGGAGAAGAGGTGATCTGGCGTGGCTTACGAGATCCCTGTATTCGACTTCACGCTTGAGGCCGCGGCCGACCTGAGCGCGAGCCAGTACCGGTTCGTGCGGGTCGACGCGAATGGCCGGGCGGCCCTGTGCGGCGCCGGGCAGCCGGCCGTCGGCGTGTTGCAGAACAAGCCCAGCGCTGCCGGCCAGGCCGCGCAGGTCCGCGCGCTCGGGATCACCAAGGTCGTGGCCGGGGCCGCAATCGCCAAGGGAGCTCTGGTCGCGTCGGACGCCAGCGGCCAGGCTGTCGCGGCCACCGTAACGACCGCCAACACCACTACTGGGGCCCTTACGGGCAGCCACGTTGCCGGCATCGCCCTCGAGGCTGCAGCGGCAGCCGGAGGGGTGATTTCCGTGCTGCTTCTGCCCATGGGCGCAGTGCCTGGCACGGCGGCCTGACGCTGAGGGGAGAGTGATCTGAAGTGCCCAACCCGACCGCTTCTGACGTCCATGTCAACACCCCGCTGACCAACATCTCGGTGGCGTATATCCAGCGGGCCGAGCGGTTCATCGCGGACAAGGTGTTCCCGATCGTGCCCGTG
This window harbors:
- the terL gene encoding phage terminase large subunit; the protein is MPSSFCSALRALTPAHFAWTASGGRWIPYKHLLLLNRKLVDVAAGRIRRLMIFLPPRHGKSELVSRYFPAWFLGWWPDESVILTSYEADFAASWGRKARNLLEEWGPVLFGVRVSDESAAASRWNIAEHEGGMYTAGVRGPITGKGARVLIIDDPVKNEQEAMSKAYRDANWDWYLATASTRIQENGSIVLVMTRWHEDDLAGRLLKAQEEGSDRWEVLRLPALAEEDDPLGRAPGEPLCPQLFSKETLEGIRRRSGSYWWSALYQQRPQPPGGRIFKREHFRYFRESGDMYVLLRPDGEHRVPKAECWSFATVDLAVSTKQTADYFAVGVWTVTPARDLLLQEIVRTRLEGPDQLPLLRQVATKWRPAFIGIESQQYQLALVQSAVRDGLPARALHADRDKVARALVAAARYEAGVVYHRAGADWLGEYEDELCAFPTGEHDDQVDVAGYAALCLVDAAVPVVAPGGVTRTSVWRR
- a CDS encoding DUF2190 family protein: MAYEIPVFDFTLEAAADLSASQYRFVRVDANGRAALCGAGQPAVGVLQNKPSAAGQAAQVRALGITKVVAGAAIAKGALVASDASGQAVAATVTTANTTTGALTGSHVAGIALEAAAAAGGVISVLLLPMGAVPGTAA